One stretch of Rhodospirillaceae bacterium DNA includes these proteins:
- the fumC gene encoding class II fumarate hydratase translates to MAKKPATRVESDSMGPIEVPADKLWGAQTQRSLQNFKIGGQRMPVGVIRAFGTLKQAAALANMKLGKLDKKLGKAIVVAAGEVSDGILDDHFPLVVWQTGSGTQTNMNVNEVLANRAIEMLGGKRGDKKPIHPNDQVNYGQSSNDSFPTAMHIAAVHQIANEVVPALDHLADALEHKTKEFSKIIKIGRTHLQDATPVTLGQEFSAYAAQIRFGIDRIMATAPRLLSVPQGGTAVGTGLNAAKGFDKAFAAELAKLTGQKYKSAANKFEGMAAHDVFVEISGVYNVIAVSLMKIANDIRLLGSGPRSGISEINLPENEPGSSIMPGKVNPTQAEAMTMVCAQIMGNNVAVTVAGSNGHLELNVFKPVIIHNVLQSGQLIADAALSFTDNCVVGITPNLPRIQQSLEQSLMLVTALNTHIGYDNAAKVAKKAHKEGTSLKEAALALKLLTAEQFDKWVRPQDMLGPK, encoded by the coding sequence ATGGCGAAGAAGCCGGCGACGCGCGTTGAAAGCGATTCCATGGGCCCGATCGAGGTGCCAGCGGACAAGCTGTGGGGCGCCCAGACCCAGCGCAGCTTGCAGAATTTCAAGATCGGCGGCCAGCGCATGCCGGTTGGCGTCATCCGCGCCTTCGGCACGCTGAAACAGGCGGCGGCGCTTGCCAACATGAAGCTCGGCAAGCTCGACAAAAAGCTCGGCAAAGCGATCGTCGTGGCGGCGGGCGAAGTTTCCGACGGAATCCTCGATGATCATTTCCCGCTGGTGGTGTGGCAGACCGGCTCCGGCACCCAGACCAACATGAACGTCAACGAGGTGCTGGCCAACCGCGCCATCGAAATGCTGGGCGGCAAGCGCGGCGACAAGAAGCCGATTCATCCCAACGACCAGGTCAATTACGGCCAGTCGTCGAATGACAGCTTTCCGACCGCCATGCATATCGCGGCCGTGCACCAGATCGCCAACGAGGTGGTGCCGGCTCTCGATCACCTCGCCGATGCCCTGGAACATAAGACCAAGGAATTCTCGAAGATCATCAAGATCGGCCGCACGCATCTCCAGGATGCGACGCCCGTGACACTGGGCCAGGAATTCTCGGCCTATGCCGCGCAGATCCGCTTCGGCATCGACCGCATCATGGCGACCGCCCCGCGCCTTCTCTCGGTCCCGCAGGGTGGCACCGCGGTCGGCACCGGCCTCAATGCCGCCAAGGGCTTCGACAAGGCGTTCGCCGCGGAACTCGCCAAGCTCACGGGGCAGAAATACAAATCGGCCGCCAACAAGTTCGAAGGCATGGCGGCCCATGACGTGTTCGTCGAAATTTCCGGGGTCTACAACGTCATCGCCGTCTCGCTGATGAAGATCGCCAACGACATCCGGCTGCTGGGTTCCGGTCCGCGCTCGGGCATTTCCGAGATCAACCTGCCGGAGAACGAGCCGGGCTCATCGATCATGCCGGGCAAGGTCAACCCGACCCAGGCGGAAGCCATGACCATGGTCTGCGCGCAGATCATGGGCAACAATGTCGCGGTGACCGTGGCTGGCTCCAACGGCCATCTCGAGCTCAACGTGTTCAAGCCGGTGATCATTCACAACGTGCTGCAATCGGGCCAATTGATCGCCGACGCGGCACTGAGCTTCACCGACAATTGCGTCGTCGGCATCACGCCCAACCTGCCGCGCATCCAGCAATCGCTGGAACAGTCGCTGATGCTGGTGACGGCGCTCAACACCCATATCGGCTATGACAATGCCGCGAAGGTGGCGAAGAAGGCGCACAAGGAAGGCACCAGCCTCAAGGAAGCGGCTCTGGCGCTGAAGCTGCTCACCGCCGAACAGTTCGACAAATGGGTCCGCCCGCAGGACATGCTCGGGCCGAAGTGA
- a CDS encoding ribbon-helix-helix domain-containing protein, whose protein sequence is MTSPTALKKRSVNIAGHSTSVTLEQAFWQALKEIAETRRSSVAAIIAEIDRARGEDPGAPNLSSAIRVFVLTTVQGR, encoded by the coding sequence TTGACCTCGCCCACCGCCCTCAAGAAACGCTCCGTCAACATCGCGGGACACAGCACGTCCGTGACGCTGGAGCAGGCTTTCTGGCAGGCGCTGAAGGAAATCGCCGAAACACGGCGAAGCTCGGTCGCGGCGATCATCGCCGAAATTGACCGGGCGCGCGGGGAGGATCCCGGCGCGCCCAATCTTTCCAGTGCCATTCGCGTCTTCGTCCTCACCACCGTGCAAGGTCGCTGA
- a CDS encoding TfoX/Sxy family protein has translation MITPAGKKLVATLGAKLAPLGPFLARPMFGGFGLYIDGLIFGIMALDQVYPQGRRPEPRRVQRRRQRAVQL, from the coding sequence ATGATCACGCCTGCCGGGAAAAAGCTGGTGGCGACGCTCGGCGCAAAGCTGGCACCGCTCGGCCCGTTTCTGGCGCGGCCGATGTTCGGCGGTTTCGGCCTATACATCGATGGGTTGATCTTCGGCATCATGGCCTTGGACCAGGTGTACCCTCAAGGTCGACGACCAGAACCGCGCCGCGTTCAGCGCCGCCGGCAGCGAGCCGTTCAGCTTTGA
- the uvrC gene encoding excinuclease ABC subunit UvrC yields MGMIDDPEHPHPGEADLDDLETPGEGTPRPRGISRLAHGAAIIKAKVRNLPAAPGCYRMISASGEVLYVGKAKDLRKRVTNYTLPNRQPNRTQRMIAETATMEFVTTHTEVEALLLEANLIKRYRPRFNVLLRDDKSFPYILITADHPAPQITKHRGARNRPGQYFGPFASAGAVNRTIVALQRAFLLRPCSDSIFASRTRPCLQYQIKRCSAPCVSRITPEAYAELVEEARDFLTGKSDKVKQRLGAEMQKASDALEFEHAAKLRDRLQAFALIQSRQDIYLEGVEEADIVAAYHESGHSCIQVFFFRNHGNYGNRAYFPAHDKTTEPPEILAAFLAQFYENKTPPRLILVNEMPAEIDLLTEALSLRAGRKVEILAPQRGDKRKPVEHAMANAKEALARRMAESASQAKLMLGMADIFGLEAPPKRIEVYDNSHISGTNAYGCMIVAGPDGFMKNQYRKFSIKPANEEAGEAPIEPGDDYAMMRQVLTRRFTRALKEDPDDTHATWPDLVLIDGGQGQLSVTMEVFAELGIDDVAVAAIAKGPDRNAGRERFFMPGREPFGLDPKHPVLYYLQRLRDEAHRFAIGTHRAKRSSDIAKSPLDDVAGIGAKRKKALLMHFGSARAVAQAGLTDLASVPGISETVAKVIYDHFHQS; encoded by the coding sequence ATGGGCATGATTGACGATCCAGAACATCCACATCCGGGCGAGGCGGATCTCGACGACCTGGAGACGCCCGGCGAGGGCACGCCGCGCCCGCGCGGCATCAGCCGGCTCGCCCATGGCGCCGCCATCATCAAGGCCAAGGTGCGTAACCTGCCCGCCGCGCCCGGCTGCTACCGGATGATTTCGGCCAGCGGCGAAGTGCTCTATGTCGGCAAGGCCAAGGACCTCCGGAAGCGGGTCACCAACTACACGCTGCCCAACCGGCAGCCCAACCGCACCCAGCGCATGATCGCCGAAACGGCGACCATGGAGTTCGTCACGACCCATACCGAGGTCGAGGCGCTGCTGCTGGAAGCCAATCTCATCAAGCGCTACCGCCCACGCTTCAATGTGCTGCTGCGGGACGACAAGAGCTTTCCCTATATCCTGATCACGGCCGACCATCCGGCGCCGCAGATCACCAAGCATCGCGGGGCGCGCAACCGGCCGGGCCAGTATTTCGGACCGTTTGCCTCGGCCGGCGCCGTCAACCGGACGATCGTCGCCTTGCAGCGAGCGTTCCTGCTCCGGCCCTGCTCGGATTCGATCTTCGCCAGCCGCACGCGACCGTGCCTCCAGTACCAGATCAAGCGCTGCTCGGCGCCCTGCGTCAGCCGCATCACGCCGGAGGCCTATGCCGAACTGGTCGAGGAGGCGCGCGACTTCCTCACGGGCAAGAGCGACAAGGTCAAGCAGCGCCTGGGCGCCGAGATGCAGAAGGCATCGGACGCGCTTGAGTTCGAACATGCCGCCAAGCTGCGCGACCGGCTGCAGGCCTTCGCCCTCATCCAGAGCCGCCAGGACATTTACCTGGAAGGCGTCGAGGAGGCCGATATCGTCGCCGCCTATCATGAAAGCGGGCATAGCTGCATCCAGGTGTTCTTCTTCCGCAACCACGGCAATTACGGCAACCGCGCCTATTTTCCGGCCCATGACAAGACCACCGAGCCGCCGGAGATCCTGGCGGCGTTCCTGGCGCAGTTCTATGAGAACAAGACGCCGCCGCGCCTCATCCTGGTCAACGAGATGCCAGCGGAGATCGATCTCCTCACCGAGGCGCTGAGCTTGCGCGCCGGGCGCAAGGTCGAAATCCTGGCACCGCAGCGCGGCGACAAACGGAAGCCGGTCGAACATGCCATGGCCAATGCCAAGGAAGCGCTGGCGCGGCGCATGGCGGAGAGTGCATCCCAAGCCAAGTTGATGCTGGGGATGGCCGATATTTTTGGTCTGGAGGCGCCGCCCAAGCGGATCGAGGTTTATGACAACAGCCATATCTCGGGCACCAATGCCTATGGCTGCATGATCGTGGCCGGGCCCGACGGCTTCATGAAGAACCAGTATCGCAAGTTCAGCATCAAGCCCGCCAATGAGGAGGCCGGCGAAGCGCCGATCGAGCCCGGCGATGACTACGCCATGATGCGCCAGGTGCTCACCCGCCGCTTCACGCGGGCGCTGAAGGAAGATCCGGACGATACCCATGCGACCTGGCCGGATCTGGTGCTGATCGACGGTGGCCAGGGACAGCTCAGCGTCACCATGGAGGTGTTCGCCGAGCTCGGCATCGACGATGTGGCGGTGGCGGCCATCGCTAAGGGCCCGGACCGCAATGCCGGGCGCGAGCGCTTCTTCATGCCGGGGCGCGAACCGTTCGGCCTCGACCCCAAGCATCCGGTGCTCTATTACCTGCAGCGCCTGCGCGACGAGGCGCACCGTTTCGCCATCGGGACTCACCGCGCCAAAAGGTCGAGCGATATCGCCAAATCGCCGCTCGACGATGTGGCCGGCATCGGCGCCAAGCGCAAGAAGGCGCTGCTCATGCATTTTGGCTCGGCGCGCGCCGTGGCGCAGGCGGGGCTCACCGACCTCGCCTCGGTACCCGGTATCTCGGAAACGGTGGCAAAGGTGATCTACGATCATTTCCACCAGAGCTGA
- a CDS encoding dihydroneopterin aldolase: MNPLEKVLPLPNIAPARTMRVFIRDLVLPCSIGIHQHERLAQQRVQINVELTCLEHPAINDDVDNVVCYATAVMGIKAVVADGHINLVETLADRVADVCLADHRVLNAKIRIDKLDVFKEAFSVGVEIERSRAGR, encoded by the coding sequence ATGAATCCATTGGAAAAAGTTTTGCCATTGCCAAACATCGCGCCGGCCCGGACGATGCGTGTCTTTATCCGCGACCTGGTCCTGCCCTGCAGCATCGGCATCCACCAGCATGAGCGCCTAGCGCAGCAGCGGGTGCAGATCAATGTCGAACTGACGTGCCTCGAGCACCCGGCGATCAACGACGATGTCGACAATGTGGTCTGCTATGCGACCGCCGTCATGGGGATCAAGGCCGTGGTCGCGGACGGGCATATCAACCTGGTCGAAACCCTGGCCGACCGGGTTGCGGATGTGTGCCTTGCCGACCACCGGGTGCTCAATGCCAAGATCCGAATCGACAAGCTCGACGTGTTCAAGGAGGCCTTCAGCGTGGGGGTGGAAATCGAGCGCAGCCGGGCTGGACGATAG
- the mobB gene encoding molybdopterin-guanine dinucleotide biosynthesis protein B — MRILGIAGWSGAGKTTLLAKLIPELTGRGIRLSTLKHAHHGFDVDTPGKDSYVHRAAGATEVMVTSGKRWALMHELREEAEPDVADLVRHMTPVDLLLIEGFKRQPHDKVEIFRAANGKPLLSASDPTYVAILSDAPLPEAHLPVIDLNDIGAIADFIVAHCRLNPPRTV; from the coding sequence ATGCGCATCCTTGGCATCGCTGGCTGGAGTGGCGCCGGCAAGACGACGCTGCTGGCCAAGCTCATTCCCGAACTGACCGGGCGCGGCATCCGTCTTTCCACCCTGAAACACGCCCATCATGGCTTCGACGTCGATACGCCGGGCAAGGATTCCTATGTCCACCGCGCGGCAGGCGCCACCGAGGTGATGGTGACGTCGGGCAAACGCTGGGCCCTGATGCACGAACTGCGCGAGGAAGCCGAGCCGGATGTCGCCGACCTCGTCCGCCACATGACGCCGGTCGATCTGCTGCTGATCGAAGGCTTCAAGCGGCAGCCCCATGACAAGGTTGAAATCTTCCGCGCCGCCAACGGCAAGCCGCTGCTGTCGGCGAGCGATCCCACCTATGTCGCCATCCTGAGCGATGCGCCGCTGCCGGAGGCGCATCTGCCGGTGATCGACCTAAACGATATCGGTGCCATCGCCGATTTCATCGTCGCGCATTGCCGTCTGAATCCGCCCCGGACGGTTTGA
- the pgsA gene encoding CDP-diacylglycerol--glycerol-3-phosphate 3-phosphatidyltransferase yields MPNIANILTLSRIASIPLIAALLFFEQPVFRWTALVLYAVACITDFFDGYIARRMDQVSALGRFLDPIADKLVVGAILMAMTATQQIDGWSVLPALIIMCREIMVSGLREYLATLKIGVPVTLLAKWKTTLQMVALGFLIVGDAGPGWLPVTLIGDALLWIAAVLTVMTGYDYLRVGIKHMADGQQT; encoded by the coding sequence ATGCCGAACATTGCCAATATCCTGACCCTGTCGCGGATCGCCTCCATCCCGCTGATCGCCGCCCTGCTGTTTTTCGAGCAGCCCGTGTTCCGCTGGACGGCGCTGGTGCTCTATGCAGTCGCCTGCATCACCGATTTCTTCGACGGCTATATCGCGCGCCGCATGGACCAGGTCTCGGCGCTGGGCCGGTTCCTCGATCCCATCGCCGACAAGCTGGTGGTGGGGGCCATCCTGATGGCGATGACGGCGACGCAGCAGATCGACGGCTGGTCGGTGCTGCCGGCCCTCATCATCATGTGCCGCGAGATCATGGTCTCGGGCCTCCGCGAATATCTGGCAACGCTCAAAATCGGCGTGCCGGTGACGCTGCTGGCCAAATGGAAGACCACCCTTCAGATGGTGGCCCTGGGATTCCTCATCGTCGGCGATGCCGGTCCCGGCTGGCTGCCGGTGACGCTGATCGGCGATGCACTGCTGTGGATCGCGGCGGTGCTCACCGTCATGACGGGCTATGACTATCTACGCGTCGGCATCAAGCACATGGCAGACGGGCAGCAGACCTAG
- a CDS encoding MFS transporter, with product MSRADSLRTGLALCAALLANMACFSVFAALLPTLQAAWRLSNTEAGIIEGAFLIGYLASVPFLVAMTDRRDARAIYLVSTLLAVLGNLGTAILGDGVWTGVVTRLIAGMGLAGTFMPGLKLLTERLSGIGGNRAIAFYMATFSLGASLSTILAGAVGHRFGWQAPSYVAGALGLLAIPLVLGNTRAQAKPPGAYQPLWRRLAIAWRNETARGYSLAYGLHMWELYGFRSWLIAFLVMATTGTVGASADTSLTTWGGLVLVLGLPASIIGNEIALRIGRHRWLTFIMPASAALSLVIGWSVDWPLAAVLALLALYTVTVSADSATLTAGAVESAPAELKGATMALHTLIGFTGASLGPLAAGGLLDLFGADTRLGWVIAFAAMGLVAGFGPSLIRRPS from the coding sequence GTGAGCCGCGCCGATTCCCTTCGCACAGGTCTCGCCCTGTGCGCTGCGCTGCTGGCCAACATGGCGTGCTTCAGCGTGTTCGCGGCCCTGCTGCCGACCCTGCAGGCGGCCTGGCGCCTTTCCAACACCGAAGCCGGCATCATCGAAGGCGCCTTCCTGATCGGCTATCTGGCGTCGGTGCCGTTCCTGGTTGCGATGACCGATCGGCGCGATGCGCGCGCCATCTATCTCGTCTCCACGCTCCTCGCCGTGCTCGGCAATCTCGGGACGGCGATTTTGGGCGACGGCGTCTGGACGGGCGTGGTGACACGGCTCATCGCCGGCATGGGCCTCGCCGGCACCTTCATGCCTGGCCTCAAACTGCTGACCGAGCGCCTGAGCGGCATCGGCGGCAACCGTGCCATTGCGTTCTACATGGCGACCTTCAGCCTAGGTGCCAGCCTCTCCACCATCCTTGCCGGTGCAGTCGGCCATCGCTTCGGCTGGCAGGCGCCGTCTTACGTGGCCGGCGCCCTCGGGCTGCTGGCGATCCCGCTCGTCCTCGGCAACACCCGGGCGCAGGCCAAGCCACCGGGCGCGTATCAACCGCTGTGGCGGCGCCTGGCGATCGCCTGGCGCAACGAGACCGCCCGCGGCTATTCCCTCGCCTATGGCCTTCATATGTGGGAGCTCTACGGCTTTCGTTCCTGGCTGATCGCCTTTCTGGTCATGGCCACCACCGGCACGGTCGGCGCCTCGGCGGATACCAGCCTCACAACTTGGGGCGGACTTGTCCTTGTCCTGGGCTTGCCGGCCAGCATCATCGGCAACGAGATCGCGCTGCGCATCGGCCGGCACCGCTGGCTGACCTTCATCATGCCCGCCTCGGCCGCCTTGAGCCTGGTCATCGGCTGGAGTGTCGATTGGCCGCTGGCCGCTGTCCTGGCGCTGCTCGCCCTCTATACCGTGACGGTCAGCGCCGACAGCGCCACCCTCACGGCCGGTGCCGTCGAAAGCGCGCCCGCGGAACTCAAAGGAGCCACCATGGCGCTCCATACCCTCATCGGCTTCACCGGGGCGTCGCTGGGACCACTTGCCGCAGGCGGGCTCCTCGACCTGTTCGGCGCCGATACGCGGCTGGGCTGGGTCATCGCCTTTGCCGCCATGGGACTTGTCGCGGGCTTTGGCCCAAGCCTGATCCGGCGCCCTTCCTAA
- a CDS encoding QacE family quaternary ammonium compound efflux SMR transporter, giving the protein MHLIHLMLAIVFEVIATSLLKQADGFTRLWPTLGTIVCYVGTFYFLGLALKVIPIGIAYAVWCGFGIVLIAGIGYVAFGQKLDFWAVLGLAMILGGVLVINTLSNSIPR; this is encoded by the coding sequence ATGCACCTGATTCACCTGATGCTGGCCATTGTCTTCGAGGTGATCGCCACCAGCCTCCTCAAACAGGCGGACGGTTTCACCCGCCTATGGCCCACGCTGGGCACGATCGTCTGCTATGTGGGCACCTTCTATTTCCTCGGCCTCGCCCTCAAGGTCATCCCGATCGGCATCGCCTATGCCGTCTGGTGCGGCTTTGGCATCGTGCTGATTGCCGGTATCGGCTATGTCGCCTTTGGCCAGAAACTGGATTTCTGGGCTGTGCTCGGTCTCGCCATGATCCTGGGCGGCGTTCTGGTGATCAACACCCTCTCAAACAGCATCCCGCGGTAA